A window of Prolixibacter sp. SD074 contains these coding sequences:
- the tgt gene encoding tRNA guanosine(34) transglycosylase Tgt, which produces MKFELQYTLQGTKARAGKLQTAHGEIETPIFMPVGTVGSVKGVHFRDLKEDVKAQIILGNTYHLYLRPGMDTIEQAGGLHKFNGWDGPILTDSGGFQVFSLGDIRKLSEEGAKFQSHIDGSQHMFTPEKVIDIQRIIGADIIMAFDECPPGDSNFDYAKKSLELTQRWLERCVKRFDETGPKYGYDQTLFPIVQGGVYPELRRKAAEHVTSFERDGYAIGGLSVGEKEEDMYSTIEVVNEILPEDKPRYLMGVGTPINILKAIDRGVDMFDCVMPTRNGRNGMLFTSEGIINIKNKKWENDFSPVDPNGTSFVDHHYTRAYLRHLFRSKEMLGAQIGSLHNLAFYLWLVSEAREQIKAGTFNQWKNVMIEKLGRRL; this is translated from the coding sequence ATGAAATTCGAACTACAATATACACTGCAGGGCACCAAGGCCCGTGCAGGAAAACTTCAGACTGCTCATGGTGAAATTGAAACACCAATTTTTATGCCTGTCGGGACGGTGGGCTCTGTAAAAGGTGTCCATTTTCGTGATTTAAAAGAGGATGTAAAAGCCCAGATTATCCTGGGAAACACCTACCATTTATACCTTCGTCCGGGTATGGACACCATTGAGCAGGCAGGAGGTTTGCATAAATTCAACGGCTGGGATGGCCCGATCCTCACCGACAGCGGCGGTTTCCAGGTTTTCTCGTTGGGCGATATCCGCAAATTGTCGGAAGAAGGAGCCAAATTTCAATCGCATATCGATGGTTCGCAACATATGTTTACTCCCGAAAAAGTCATCGATATTCAGCGAATCATTGGAGCCGATATCATCATGGCTTTCGATGAATGCCCTCCAGGCGATTCGAATTTCGATTACGCAAAAAAATCACTGGAACTGACCCAGCGCTGGCTGGAACGTTGCGTCAAACGCTTCGATGAAACGGGACCGAAGTATGGTTACGACCAAACGCTCTTCCCCATCGTTCAGGGCGGCGTTTATCCGGAACTGAGAAGGAAAGCAGCTGAGCACGTCACCTCTTTCGAACGCGACGGTTATGCCATTGGCGGTCTTTCGGTGGGAGAAAAAGAGGAAGATATGTATTCGACCATTGAGGTGGTGAACGAAATTCTTCCGGAAGATAAACCCCGTTACCTGATGGGTGTAGGAACTCCTATCAATATTTTGAAAGCCATCGACAGAGGTGTAGATATGTTTGACTGTGTGATGCCCACCCGAAACGGCCGTAACGGGATGCTGTTTACCAGCGAAGGCATTATCAATATCAAGAATAAAAAGTGGGAGAACGATTTTTCTCCTGTCGACCCGAATGGCACTTCGTTTGTTGATCATCATTATACCCGTGCTTACTTGCGCCATTTGTTCCGGTCGAAAGAAATGCTGGGAGCGCAAATCGGAAGTCTCCACAACCTGGCCTTTTATTTATGGCTGGTTAGTGAAGCCCGGGAGCAGATCAAGGCAGGAACTTTCAACCAATGGAAGAATGTTATGATTGAAAAACTGGGACGCCGTCTATAG